A window of the Gossypium hirsutum isolate 1008001.06 chromosome A05, Gossypium_hirsutum_v2.1, whole genome shotgun sequence genome harbors these coding sequences:
- the LOC107904973 gene encoding auxin-responsive protein SAUR50 — translation MAIRKSNKLPQTAVIKQILKRCSSLGKKQSYDEQDLPLDVPKGHFVVYVGENRTRHIVPISFLTRPEFQSLLHQAEEEFGFNHDNGLTIPCQEHVFQSLTSMLR, via the coding sequence atggcAATCAGGAAATCAAACAAACTGCCACAAACAGCAGTGATCAAGCAAATCCTGAAGAGATGCTCCAGCTTGGGAAAGAAACAAAGCTACGACGAACAAGACCTCCCTTTGGATGTCCCCAAAGGTCATTTCGTTGTGTATGTTGGTGAAAACAGAACCAGACACATCGTTCCCATTTCTTTCTTGACCCGACCCGAGTTTCAGTCCTTGCTTCATCAAGCTGAAGAAGAGTTTGGTTTCAATCACGACAATGGCCTCACAATTCCTTGCCAAGAACATGTTTTCCAGTCTCTAACTTCCATGCTTAGATGA